GTGTTTCAAGATGCTGCTGTTCAACCACTTCTGTATCCAGCTGCCCATGATCTGTGGAACGTACCACTTCACTGAGTTCTTCAGCATCCCCTACGACTGGGACAGCATGCCACGATGGTACGACCCAACACACACAACCTCCCCTATGACTGGGACAGCATGCCACGATGGTACGACCCAACACACACAACCTCCCCTATGACTGGGACAGCATGCCACGATGGtacgacccaacacacacacaacctcccctATGACTGGGACAGCATGCCACGATGGtacgacccaacacacacacaacctcccctACGACTGGGACAGCATGCCACGATGGtacgacccaacacacacacaacctcccctACGACTGGGACAGCATGCCACGATGGtacgacccaacacacacacaacctcccctACGACTGGGACAGCATGCCACGATGGtacgacccaacacacacacaacctcccctACGACTGGGACAGCATGCCACGATGGtacgacccaacacacacacaacctcccctACGACTGGGACAGCATGCCACGATGGTACGACCCAACACACACAACCTCCCCTATGACTGGGACAGCATGCCACGATGGtacgacccaacacacacacaacctcccctACGTCTGGGACAGCATGCCACGATggtatgacccaacacacacacaacctcccctACGACTGGGACAGCATGCCACGATGGtacgacccaacacacacacaacctcccctACGTTTGGGACAGCATGCCACGATGGtacgacccaacacacacacaacctcccctACGACTGGGACAGCATGCCACGATGGtacgacccaacacacacacaacctcccctACGACTGGGACAGCATGCCACGATGGtacgacccaacacacacacaacctcccctACGACTGGGACAGCATGCCACGATGGtacgacccaacacacacacaacctcccctACGACTGGGACAGCATGCCACGATGGtacgacccaacacacacacaacctcccctACGACTGGGACAGCATGCCACGATGGtacgacccaacacacacacaacctcccctACGTCTGGGACAGCATGCCACGATGGtacgacccaacacacacaccctcccctatGACTGGGACAGCATGCCACGATGGtacgacccaacacacacacaacctcccctACGACTGGGACAGCATGCCACGATGGtacgacccaacacacacacaacctcccctACGACTGGGACAGCATGCCACGATGGTACGACCCAACACACACAACCTCCCCTACGACTGGGACAGCATGCCACGATGGtacgacccaacacacacacaacctcccctACGACTGGGACAGCATGCCACGATGGtacgacccaacacacacacaacctcccctACGACTGGGACAGCATGCCACGATGGtacgacccaacacacacacaacctcccctACGACTGGGACAGCATGCCACGATGGtacgacccaacacacacacaacctcccctACGACTGGGACTGCATGCCACGATGGtacgacccaacacacacacaacctcccctACGACTGGGACTGCATGCCACGATGGtacgacccaacacacacacaacctcccctACGACTGGGACAGCATGCCACGATGGtacgacccaacacacacacacaacctcccctACGACTGGGACTGCATGCCACGATGGtacgacccaacacacacacacaaacgcagagGTAGGCACACaagtctatctctccctccccaggcccTACCTGTTAACTCAGTGTCTAGGCTGTTCTGTCTATCTATCCCTCCCCAGGCCCTACCTGTTAACTCAGTGTCTAGGCtgttctgtctatctctccctccccaggcccTACCTGTTAACTCAGTGTCTAGGCtgttctgtctatctctccctccccaggcccTACCTGTTAACTCAGTGTCTAGGCtgttctgtctatctctccctccccaggcctTACCTGTTAACTCAGTGTCTAGGCtgttctgtctatctctccctccccaggcctTACCTGTTAACTCAGTGTCTAGGCtgttctgtctatctctccctccccaggcccTACCTGTTAACTCAGTGTCTAGGCtgttctgtctatctctccctccccaggcccTACCTGTTAACTCAGTGTCTAGGCtgttctgtctatctctccctccccaggcccTACCTGTTAACTCAGTGTCTAGGCtgttctgtctatctctccctccccaggcccTACCTGTTAACTCAGTGTCTAGGCtgttctgtctatctctccctccccaggcccTACCTGTTAACTCAGTGTCTAGGCtgttctgtctatctctccctccccaggcctTACCTGTTAACTCAGTGTCTAGGCTGTTctgtctacctctcccctccccaggccCTACCTGTTAACTCAGTGTCTAGGCtgttctgtctatctctccctccccaggcccTACCTGTTAACTCAGTGTCTAGGCTGTTctgtctacctctcccctccccaggccCTACCTGTTAACTCAGTGTCTAGGCTGttctgtctacctctccctccccaggcccTACCTGTTAACTCAGTATCTTGGCTGttctgtctacctctccctccccaggcccTACCTGTTAACTCAGTGTCTAGGCTGttctgtctacctctccctccccaggcccTACCTGTTAGCTCAGTGTCTAGGCtgttctgtctatctctccctccccaggcccTACCTGTTAACTCAGTGTCTAGGCTGTTCtgtttatctctccctccccaggcccTACCTGTTAGCTCAGTGTCTAGGCtgttctgtctatctctccctccccaggcccTACCTGTTAACTCAGTGTCTAGGCtgttctgtctatctctcctccctccccaggccCTACCTGTTAACTCAGTGTCTAGGCtgttctgtctatctctccctccccaggcccTACCCTCAGTGTCTAGGCtgttctgtctatctctccctccccaggcccTACCTGTTAACTCAGTGTCTAGGCtgttctgtctatctctccctccccaggcccTACCTGTTAACTCAGTGTCTAGGCtgttctgtctatctctccctccccaggcccTACCTGTTAACTCAGTGTCTAGGCtgttctgtctatctctcccccctccccaggCCCTACCTGTTAACTCAGTGTCTAGGCTGttctgtctacctctccctccccaggcccTACCTGTTAGCTCAGTGTCTAGGCtgttctgtctatctctccctccccaggcccTACCTGTTAACTCAGTGTCTAGGCTgttctgtctacctctctccctccccaggcctTACCTGTTAACTCAGTGTCTAGGCtgttctgtctatctctccctccccaggcccTACCTGTTAACTCAGTGTCTAGGCtgttctgtctatctctccctccccaggcccTACCTGTTAACTCAGTGTCTAGGCtgttctgtctatctctccccagGCCCTACCCCCAGGCCCTACCTGTTAACTCAGTGTCTAGGCtgttctgtctatctctccctccccaggcccTACCTGTTAGCTCAGTGTCTAGGCtgttctgtctatctctccctccccaggcccTACCTGTTAACTCAGTGTCTAGGCtgttctgtctatctctccctccccaggcccTACCTGTTAACTCAGTGTCTAGGCTGttctgtctacctctccctccccaggcctTACCTGTTAACttgaggtccttctgtagctcagttggtagagcatggtgcttgtaacgccagggtagtgggttcgattcccaggaccacccatacgtagaatgtatgcacacatgactgtaagtcgctttggataaaagcgtctgctaaatggcatatattattattatattattaactcAGTGTCTAGGCtgttctgtctatctctccctccccaggcccTACCTGTTAGCTCAGTGTCTAGGCtgttctgtctatctctccctccccaggcctTACCTGTTAACTCAGTGTCTAGGCtgttctgtctatctctcctccccaggCCCTACCTGTTAGCTCAGTGTCTAGGCTGTTctgtctacctctcccctccccaggccCTACCTGTTAACTCAGTGTCTAGGCtgttctgtctatctctccctccccaggcccTACCTGTTAACTCAGTGTCTAGGCtgttctgtctatctctccctccccaggcccTACCTGTTAGCTCAGTGTCTAGGCTGTGCTGTGATAGAGGACACCTGGCACTATTTCCTCCATCGCCTGCTACATCACCGCAGTATCTACAAGCACATCCACAAAGTGCACCACgagttcactgtgagtacacacacacacacacacacacacacacacacacacacacacacacacacacacacacacacacacacacacacacacacacacacacacacactagacagtCAGGCACAAACGCACACAGGCACGAATACACAaatgccgatgtgcccttgagcaaggcatttaaccctcattgctctggatgagagtgtctgctaacggactaaaatgtaaaataaaccTGTTGCTATAACCGatttctttgtctgtctgtctctttttctttctctcttctctctctctctctctctctctctctctctctctctctctctctctctctccctctcccctctgtgtcTGTAGGCTCCATTTGGCATGCAGGCAGAGTACGCCCACCCAGCTGAGACAGTGATCCTTGGGTCTGGGTTCTTCATCGGCATCATGGTGTTCTGTAACCACGTGACGTTGCTATGGGCCTGGGTCGCCTTCCGCCTGCTGGAGACCATCGAcgtacacaggtacacacacacacacacacacacacacacacacacacacacacacacacacacacacacacacacacacacacacacacacacacacacacacacacacactcctagagACTATTGAGGAGGCagaggtgtagtggagggtaaatgtaAACACTCCTAGAGACTTTTTGCCCAAAAGTGTTTATCCTCCTATTTGTGGAAAAATGCATATCTACTCACCACCACCAGGGGTCTCCAGCTCTCCCTGCCTGTTGTTCTCTGGTCTGACCACCAGGGGTCTGCAGCTCTCCCTGCCTGTTGTTCTCTGGTCTGACCACCAGGGGTCTGCAGCTCTCCCTGCCTGTTGTTCTCTGGTCTGACCACCAGGGGTCTGCAGCTCTCCCTGCCTGTTGTTCTCTGGTCTGACCACCAGGGGTCTCCAGCTCTCCCTGCCTGTTGTTCTCTGGTCTGACCACCAGGGGTCTCCAGCTCTCCCTGCCTGTTGTTCTCTGGTCTGACCACCAGGGGTCTCCAGCTCTCCCTGCCTGTTGTTCTCTGGTCTGACCACCAGGGGTCTGCAGCTCTCCCTGCCTGTTGTTCTCTGGTCTGACCACCAGGGGTCTGCAGCTCTCCCTGCCTGTTGTTCTCTGGTCTGACCACCAGGGGTCTCCAGCTCTCCCTGCCTGTTGTTCTCTGGTCTGACCACCAGGGGTCTGCAGCTCTCCCTGCCTGTTGTTCTCTGGTCTGACCACCAGGGGTCTGCAGCTCTCCCTGCCTGTTGTTCTCTGGTCTGACCACCAGGGGTCTCCAGCTCTCCCTGCCTGTTGTTCTCTGGTCTGACCACCAGGGGTCTGCAGCTCTCCCTGCCTGTTGTTCTCTGGTCTGACCACCAGGGGTCTGCAGCTCTCCCTGCCTGTTGTTCTCTGGTCTGACCACCAGGGGTCTCCAGCTCTCCCTGCCTGTTGTTCTCTGGTCTGACCACCAGGGGTCTGCAGCTCTCCTGCCTGTTGTTCTCTGGTCTGACCACCAGGGGTCTCCAGCGCTCCCTGCCTGTTGTTCTCTGGTCTGACCACCAGGGGTCTGCAGCTCTCCCTGCCTGTTGTTCTCTGGTCTGACCACCAGGGGTCTCCAGCTCTCCCTGCCTGTTGTTCTCTGGTCTGACCACCAGGGGTCTCCAGCTCTCCCTGCCTGTTGTTCTCTGGTCTGACCACCAGGGGTCTGCAGCTCTCCCTGCCTGTTGTTCTCTGGTCTGACCACCAGGGGTCTGCAGCTCTCCCTGCCTGTTGTTCTCTGGTCTGACCACCAGGGGTCTCCAGCTCTCCCTGCCTGTTGTACTCTGGTTTGACCACCAGGGGTCCCCAGATCTACCATGTAGTTCTCTAGTCTGGCCACCAGGGGTCCCCCGACTAGAGTGAAGGGTAGAGAATCGGAACGCAGACACTGTGTTGTCATATGAGGAGTGTGTACGGGTAGAGTGGGGTTTAGGGGATTTTGTGTAGGTCATGTGTATACATATTACAATGTTAAATTAacatcctctcttcctttcctcctccctccctcctctcctcctccctctctcctcctctccccctccctcctctctctctccctctcctccgctctctctctctcccactccctctctcctcccctctctcctcctcctctccccctctcctcctcccctctctctccctccctctctcctcctctccctccctctccccctctcctcctctctccctctcccccctctctcctctcctccctctctcctctcctcctctctccctccccctccctctcctcccctctatcctccccctctcctcccctctcctctctctccccctctctctcctcctcctctccctctctcctctccctctctcctctcctccctctctctcctcctcctcctccctccctctcccctctcctcctctcctccctctctcctcttctcctctccctctcctctcctccctctctcctcttctcctctccctcccctctcctcctctctccttctcccatctcctctcctctctccccctctcctcctctctccccctctcctcctctctcctccccctccctctcctccctctgtcttcccctcctctcccccccctctcctcctctctccatctctcccctctctcctcccctctcctcatctctccctctcctcctctctccctctcctctctcctctctctctctctctctctctctcccccctcctctctctctctctctctctctctctccctctctccctccctccctccccctctcctcctcctccctccctccccctccctccctccctccctccctcctccctccctccctccctccctccctcccccctccctcccctcctcctcctccctccctccctccctccctccctccctccctccctccctccctccctccctccctccctccctccctccccctctccctccctccctccctccctctctccccctccctccccctcccctccctccctccctccctccctccctccctccctccctccctccctccctccccctccctccctcctcctctctctctctctctctccctccctccctccctcccctctcctcctccctacagtGGGTATGATATCCCTCTCAACCCTCTCCACCTGATCCCGTTCTATGCCGGAGCTCGTTTCCATGACTTCCACCATATGAACTTCGTAGGGAACTACGCCTCCACCTTTACCTGGTGGGACAAGATACTGCACACTGACTCCCAGTACAACAGACACATGATGAGCAAGAAGAACCAGTAAACAggcagacacacggacacacagacacacagacacacagacagacagacagacagacagacagacagacagacagacacttatGAATGCACGCTTAAACACACTTCATGAAGGTCAGAACTGGACTCCTGAGTGTGCAATGCCTTGTGGGAAAAGAACACACTAAAATAGAGTAGAACAGtcttgaccaataacatcagcccTTGTCTGGtcttgaccaataacatcagcccTTGTCTGGTCTTGACCAATAATATCAGCCCTTGTCTGGTCTTGACCAATAACatccagggttggggtcaaatgccatttcaatttcagtcaattcaggaagtacacaaACATTCTAATTCTCTTCACTACTTTTAAATTAGGAACATTTTTAATTTGAATCGGAGTTTGATTCACTTTTTGAATCGTCTGGAATTGAAATGGACCCTGATAACATCAGGCGTGTTGGGGGtttgaggctgggtttctgtataagcactttgtgacatctgctcatgctttataaatacatttgattgattgtctGGTCTTGACCAATAGCATCAGGCCGTTGTTCCTGAATAAAAACATTATCCTGGTGAGATGATTACTATTAATAATGTGTTTTTCTTCACTGTTCGTTGTAATTAAACCATTGTTTTACGAGTTGGATTCATTGAAGCACTTTACTTACATTTTATGGTTCTAGAATATCAGTTCAAGTACGGTTCTAGAATATCAGTTCAAGTACGGTTCTAGAATATCAGTTCAAGTACGGTTCTAGAATATCAGTTCAAGTACGGTTCTAGAATATCAGTTCAAGTACGGTTCTAGACTCTTTAGAAAAAGAGGTTCCTAAGGGGTTCTTCGGCTGTTCTCAAGGAAGGACCCTTTAtgaaatctcaaatataaaatgtattttgatttgtttaacacgtttttggttacaacatgattccatatgtgttatttcatagttgtgacgtcttcactattattctacaatgtagaaaatagtgaaaaaataaagaaaacccctggaatgaggaggtgtccaaactgttgactggtactgtatctactatatacacattcagtctataggtctataatagaccaactcatatacaCTACCATATACacattcagtctataatagaccaactcatatatacactaccatatacccattcagtctataacagaccaactcatatatagatactatatacccattcagtctataacagaccaactcatatatagatactatataccctttcagtctataatagaccaactcatatatagatactatatacccattcagtctataatagaccaactcatatatagatactatatacccattcagtctataacagaccaactcatatatagatactatatacccattcagtctataatagaccaactcatatatagatactatatacccattcagtctataggtctataacagaccaactcatatatagacactatatacccattcagtctataacagaccaactcatatatagatactatatacccattcagtctataacagaccaactcatatatagacactatatacccattcagtctataggtctataatagaccaactcatatatagatactatatacccattcagtctataatagaccaactcatatatagatactatatacccattcagtctataatagaccaactcatatatagatactatatacccattcagtctataacagaccaactcatatatagatactatatacccattcagtctataatagaccaactcatatatagatactatatacccattcagtctataacagaccaactcatatatagatactatatacccattcagtctataatagaccaggtctataataacagaccaactcatatatagatactatatacccattcagtctataatagaccaactcatatatagatactatatacccattcagtctataacagaccaactcatatatagatactatatacccattcagtctataggtctataatagaccaactcatatatagatactatatacccattcagtctataacagaccaactcatatatagatactatatacccattcagtctataacagaccaactcatatatagatactatatacccatttcagtctataatagaccaactcatatatagacactatatacccattcagtctataacagaccaactcatatatagatactatatacccattcagtctataatagaccaactcatatatagatactatatacccattcagtctataatagaccaactcatatatagatactatatacccattcagtctataacagaccaactcatatatagatactatatacccattcagtctataacagaccaactcatatatagacactatatacccattcagtctataatagaccaactcatatatagatactatatacccattcagtctataacagaccaactcatatatagatactatatacccattcagtctataatagaccaactcatatatagatactatatacccattcagtctataacagaccaactaatatatagacactatatacccattcagtctataatagaccaactcatatatagacactatatacccattcagtctataatagaccaactcatatatagatactatatacccattcagtctataatagaccaactcatatatagacactatatacccattcagtctataatagaccaactcatatatagatactatatacccattcagtctataatagaccaactcatatatagatactatatacccattcagtctataacagaccaactcatatatagacactatatacccattcagtctataatagaccaactcatatatagatactatatacccattcagtctataacagaccaactcatatatagatactatatacccattcagtctataacagaccaactcatatatagatactatatacccattcagtctataacagaccaactcatatatagatactatatacccattcagtctataatagaccaactcatatatagacactatatacccattcagtctataacagaccaactcatatatagatactatatacccattcagtctataggtctataatagaccaactcatatatagacactatatacccattcagtctataatagaccaactcatatatagatactatatacccattcagtctataacagaccaactcatatatagatactatatacccattcagtctataacagaccaactcatatatagatactatatacccattcagtctataatagaccaactcatatatagatactatatacccattcagtctataacagaccaactcatatatagatactatatacccattcagtctataacagaccaactcatatatagatactatatacccattcagtctataacagaccaactcatatatagacactatatacccattcagtctataacagaccaactcatatatagacactatatacccattcagtctataatagaccaactcatatatagacactatatacccattcagtctataacagaccaactcatatatagacactatatacccattcagtctataatagaccaactcatatatagatactatatacccattcagtctataggtctataacagaccaactcatatatagacactatatacccattcagtctataacagaccaactcatatatagatactatatacccattcagtctataacagaccaactcatatatagatactatatacccattcagtctataacagaccaactcatatatagacactatatacccattcagtctataatagaccaactcatatatagatactatatacccattcagtctataatagaccaactcatatatagatactatatacccattcagtctataggtctataacagaccaactcatatatagatactatatacccattcagtctataatagaccaactcatatatagatactatatacccattcagtctataatagaccaactcatatatagatactatatacccattcagtctataatagaccaactcatatatagatactatatacccattcagtctataggtctataatagaccaactcatatatagatactatatacccattcagtctataggtctataatagaccaactcatatatagatactatatacccattcagtctataggtctataatagaccaactcatatatagatactatatacccattcagtctataacagaccaactcatatatagatactatatacccattcagtctataatagaccaactcatatatagatactatatacccattcagtctataatagaccaactcatatatagatactagatagtctatacagaccaactcatatatagatactatatacccattcagtctataacagaccaactcatatatagatactatatacccattcagtctataacagaccaactcatatatagatactatatacccattcagtctataatagaccaaccaACTCATtcatatagatactatatacccattcagtctataatagaccaactcatatatagatactatatacccattcagtctataacagaccaactcatatatagatactatatacccattcagtctataataatagaccaactcatatatagatactatatacccattcagtctataggtctataacagaccaactcatatatagacactatatacctATAATTCAtatcagtctataacagaccaactcataatagatactatatacccattcagtctataacagaccaactcatactagatactatatacccattcagtctataacagaccaactcatatatagatactatatactatatacccattcagtctataacagaccaactcatatatagatactatatacccattcattcagtctataatagaccaactcatatatagatactatatacccattcagtctataacagaccaactcatatatagatactatatacccattcagtctataacagaccaactcatatatagatactatatacccattcagtctataacagaccaactcatatatagatactatatacccattcagtctataatagtctataatagaccaactcatatatagatactatatacccattcagtctataatagaccaactcatatatagatactatatacccattcagtctataacagaccaactcatatatagatactatatacccattcagtctataatagaccaactcatatatagattcagtctatat
The nucleotide sequence above comes from Oncorhynchus keta strain PuntledgeMale-10-30-2019 unplaced genomic scaffold, Oket_V2 Un_contig_96_pilon_pilon, whole genome shotgun sequence. Encoded proteins:
- the msmo1 gene encoding methylsterol monooxygenase 1 — translated: MEVNSTATILSSAFLAVEYFDAVLPDNPLQPSLQYAWRYVNENYTKFQIATWGSLIVHEAIYFLFCLPGFLFQFLPFMQKYKIQQDKPETWEKQWRCFKMLLFNHFCIQLPMICGTYHFTEFFSIPYDWDSMPRWPYLLAQCLGCAVIEDTWHYFLHRLLHHRSIYKHIHKVHHEFTAPFGMQAEYAHPAETVILGSGFFIGIMVFCNHVTLLWAWVAFRLLETIDVHSGYDIPLNPLHLIPFYAGARFHDFHHMNFVGNYASTFTWWDKILHTDSQYNRHMMSKKNQ